Proteins from a single region of Thermoplasmata archaeon:
- a CDS encoding NAD(P)-dependent oxidoreductase, translating into MRILVIGGSSLLGDRIVRSSTRHAESWYTVASKEVKIENAKRIQMDITEPENVENGFKKVMPDIAVLVAAYTEVDACEKNREKAIALNVRGAENVFRACQNSGTKLVYISTDAVFDGRKEEPYTEEDRPNPPNFYAHTKLEAEKIVLREKQNLVCRVSTIYGKRSLHHRQNVIMWMIETLKAGKRIELFEDRFCNPTFADEAADVIVSIALKGGSGVFHTTGRDCVSRVELGRKIAKIFGFDEKLIVPVRSRDYQNVPRGLHSCLSVAKAERFIGRKIQCLEESLKILKEQIEAGG; encoded by the coding sequence ATGAGAATTCTGGTCATCGGTGGTTCCTCTCTCCTTGGCGATAGAATCGTGCGAAGTTCTACGAGGCATGCAGAATCATGGTACACAGTTGCAAGCAAAGAAGTTAAGATTGAAAACGCAAAAAGAATTCAAATGGACATAACTGAGCCAGAAAACGTTGAAAATGGATTTAAGAAAGTAATGCCAGATATCGCTGTGCTTGTCGCTGCTTACACAGAAGTGGATGCTTGCGAGAAAAACAGGGAGAAGGCAATTGCGCTGAATGTGCGTGGTGCAGAAAATGTGTTTAGAGCATGCCAGAACTCTGGAACAAAGCTTGTTTACATATCAACGGATGCAGTTTTTGATGGGAGGAAGGAGGAGCCCTATACCGAGGAGGATAGACCCAATCCCCCAAACTTTTATGCGCACACTAAACTGGAAGCAGAGAAGATTGTGTTGAGGGAGAAACAGAATCTTGTTTGTCGTGTCTCCACAATTTATGGAAAACGCTCTCTCCATCACCGTCAGAATGTAATTATGTGGATGATTGAAACGCTAAAGGCAGGAAAAAGAATTGAGCTTTTTGAAGATAGGTTCTGCAATCCCACCTTTGCTGATGAAGCGGCAGATGTGATTGTCTCTATTGCCCTTAAAGGTGGCTCGGGGGTTTTTCACACTACAGGTCGGGACTGCGTTTCAAGGGTGGAGCTTGGCAGGAAGATTGCGAAAATTTTCGGATTTGATGAAAAGCTGATCGTGCCCGTAAGAAGCAGGGATTACCAGAATGTTCCTCGAGGGCTTCATTCATGTCTTTCTGTAGCAAAAGCAGAGCGTTTCATCGGGCGAAAAATTCAATGCCTTGAAGAATCACTCAAAATCCTGAAAGAACAAATTGAAGCAGGGGGATAG